The Agarilytica rhodophyticola genome has a window encoding:
- the purL gene encoding phosphoribosylformylglycinamidine synthase, with product MLILLGAPALSAFRLSKLLQDIRALDASVTEITSEYLHFVDTTEDLLPAEMKVLEALLRYGAKAPIKTSADDLAGCASLTVTPRPGTISPWSSKATDIAHNAGLAKVKRIERGVRYYIKSSNRALELVPMQALLHDRMVEAVFANAEQADVLFTQAQPAPMTSVAVLEKGKAALVEANSSLGLALAEDEIDYLVTAFRGLERDPNDIELMMFAQANSEHCRHKIFNASWTLDGEEQQNSLFGMIKNTYKKGGENVLSAYADNASVVVGPEAGRFYPDPVSKAYAYHQEPIHLLMKVETHNHPTAIAPFPGAGTGSGGEIRDEGAVGKGSKPKVGLCGYTVSNLNIPDYPLPWEQQYGKPGRIVSALDIMVDGPIGGAAFNNEFGRPNICGYFRTFEEDFDGERRGYHKPIMLAGGYGNIKGEHVEQTEFNAGAQLVVLGGPAMLIGLGGGAASSMTSGASSEDLDFASVQRQNPEIERRCQEVIDQCWQLGQSNPIAFIHDVGAGGLSNAFPELAKDGGCGARFELRNVPNDEPGMSPLEIWCNESQERYVLAVTPEQLPVFEAICQRERCPYAVVGEATDEQHLIVNDTHFDAKPIDLPMDVLFGKAPKMHRTADKREYTTTPFDYSAIALNDAIENVIRHPAVASKMFLITIGDRSVTGQVSRDQLVGPWQVPVADCAVTTVSYDSYLGEAMSMGERTPLALLNAPASGRMAVAEAITNIAGAPIADIRDIKLSANWMCAAGHPGEDEKLYRTVEAIGMELCPALGITIPVGKDSMSMRTAWQDEGEEKAITAPLSVVISAFTPTQDVRKVVTPELRADQGGSLLLIDLAKGKMRLGGSIFAQTYNELGVETPDVESAEELKAFFLCMQACIDEGLLLAYHDKSDGGLITTLCEMAFAGHCGLHIDITAFDGDTHEILLNEELGAVLQVADHSLSRVKDIFAEHQLAASLYPLGTIAQEPAITIYRGGETVYQNTRVALQQLWSLNSYHIQKRRDNPDCAQQEFDAIAAENPGLSSKLSYDVKENISAPYLNKGANPAVAILREQGVNSHVEMAAAFDRAGFNAVDVHMSDLLSGQRSLEDFKGLVACGGFSYGDVLGAGEGWAKTILFNEKLRDNFQSFFHRQDSFSLGVCNGCQMMSNIKTLIPGAENWPHFVRNQSEQFEGRFSLVKIEASPSIFYRGMEGSHMPIAVAHGEGRAEFENDQALNALQNNGNVAIRFIDNQLNVTSRYPANPNGSPEGITGLTSNDGRATVLMPHPERVFRTVANSWRAAEWGEDSPWMRMFYNARVFVD from the coding sequence ATGCTCATTCTGCTTGGTGCACCAGCGCTCTCTGCATTCCGTTTATCTAAATTACTTCAGGATATCCGTGCCTTAGATGCATCTGTCACTGAAATAACGAGTGAATATCTGCATTTTGTTGATACCACTGAAGATCTTCTACCGGCGGAAATGAAAGTGCTAGAAGCGCTTCTTCGCTACGGTGCTAAAGCGCCCATTAAGACAAGCGCTGATGATTTAGCGGGCTGTGCATCTCTTACTGTAACGCCCAGGCCGGGGACGATTTCACCTTGGTCATCAAAGGCAACTGATATTGCTCACAATGCCGGTCTTGCAAAGGTAAAACGAATTGAGCGTGGTGTTCGCTACTATATAAAAAGCAGTAACCGCGCTCTAGAGTTGGTGCCTATGCAAGCTCTACTTCATGATCGTATGGTGGAAGCAGTTTTTGCTAATGCCGAGCAGGCGGATGTCTTGTTTACGCAAGCACAGCCAGCGCCTATGACTTCTGTTGCCGTGCTAGAAAAAGGTAAAGCAGCTTTGGTTGAGGCCAACTCATCCTTAGGCCTTGCCCTTGCAGAGGATGAGATTGACTACTTGGTAACTGCTTTTCGCGGCCTTGAGCGAGATCCCAACGACATCGAATTGATGATGTTTGCCCAAGCAAACTCTGAGCATTGCCGTCATAAAATTTTCAATGCTAGCTGGACCTTAGATGGTGAAGAACAGCAGAACTCTCTTTTTGGGATGATTAAAAACACCTATAAAAAGGGAGGGGAAAATGTACTTTCAGCCTATGCGGATAATGCATCTGTGGTGGTAGGGCCAGAAGCCGGACGTTTTTATCCCGACCCTGTGTCGAAAGCCTACGCCTACCACCAAGAGCCTATTCATTTATTAATGAAAGTCGAGACTCACAATCACCCTACCGCCATTGCGCCGTTTCCTGGAGCTGGCACAGGTTCCGGCGGAGAAATACGAGATGAAGGTGCGGTAGGCAAGGGCTCTAAACCCAAAGTTGGTCTTTGCGGGTATACCGTATCGAATCTCAATATTCCAGACTACCCTCTGCCGTGGGAGCAACAGTATGGTAAGCCCGGGCGCATTGTTTCTGCTTTGGATATCATGGTAGATGGCCCAATCGGAGGCGCCGCCTTTAACAATGAATTTGGCCGGCCCAATATCTGCGGCTATTTTCGTACTTTTGAAGAAGACTTCGATGGTGAACGCCGAGGTTATCATAAGCCTATTATGCTGGCGGGTGGCTACGGTAATATCAAAGGTGAACATGTCGAGCAGACGGAATTTAACGCAGGAGCCCAGTTAGTCGTGCTTGGTGGCCCTGCAATGCTGATTGGTTTAGGTGGCGGTGCGGCTTCATCCATGACTTCAGGAGCTTCCAGCGAAGATCTTGATTTTGCTTCTGTACAACGACAAAACCCAGAAATTGAACGTCGTTGCCAAGAAGTTATTGACCAATGTTGGCAGTTGGGCCAAAGCAATCCCATTGCTTTTATTCATGATGTGGGAGCTGGTGGCTTATCGAACGCTTTTCCTGAATTGGCAAAAGATGGTGGCTGTGGGGCGCGTTTTGAATTGCGCAATGTACCCAATGACGAGCCGGGAATGTCACCGTTAGAAATTTGGTGTAACGAATCCCAAGAACGCTACGTGTTAGCCGTAACACCAGAGCAATTGCCCGTGTTCGAAGCTATTTGTCAGCGTGAGCGCTGTCCTTATGCGGTTGTTGGAGAAGCCACAGATGAGCAGCATCTAATCGTCAACGATACCCATTTCGATGCAAAACCTATCGATTTACCTATGGATGTCCTGTTTGGCAAAGCGCCAAAAATGCATCGCACCGCTGATAAGCGGGAGTATACAACCACGCCTTTTGATTATTCTGCAATAGCATTAAATGATGCTATCGAGAATGTTATTCGCCACCCGGCTGTTGCTAGTAAGATGTTCCTTATCACCATTGGCGATCGTTCAGTGACGGGACAAGTGTCTCGTGATCAACTCGTTGGGCCGTGGCAGGTTCCCGTGGCAGATTGTGCGGTTACTACAGTGTCTTATGATTCTTACTTAGGGGAAGCCATGAGTATGGGAGAGCGCACGCCATTGGCGTTGCTCAACGCACCTGCGTCAGGACGTATGGCAGTAGCAGAAGCCATTACCAATATTGCCGGTGCACCCATCGCCGATATCCGTGATATTAAGCTTTCTGCCAATTGGATGTGTGCCGCAGGACACCCTGGTGAAGATGAAAAGTTGTATCGTACGGTGGAAGCCATTGGTATGGAGCTTTGCCCCGCATTGGGTATTACCATTCCAGTGGGGAAAGACTCTATGTCTATGCGCACTGCATGGCAAGATGAGGGTGAGGAAAAAGCCATAACGGCGCCGTTGTCAGTGGTTATTAGTGCATTCACTCCTACCCAGGATGTCAGAAAGGTAGTAACACCAGAGCTGCGCGCCGATCAAGGTGGAAGTCTTTTGTTGATTGATTTAGCCAAGGGTAAAATGCGTCTCGGTGGTTCTATCTTCGCGCAAACTTATAATGAATTGGGGGTGGAAACTCCTGATGTAGAAAGCGCTGAAGAATTAAAGGCATTTTTCTTGTGTATGCAGGCCTGTATTGATGAAGGTTTATTACTTGCTTATCACGATAAAAGTGACGGTGGTTTAATCACCACTTTATGTGAGATGGCTTTTGCTGGTCACTGTGGTCTTCATATTGATATCACAGCGTTTGATGGTGATACTCACGAGATATTACTTAATGAAGAATTGGGGGCTGTACTTCAAGTAGCAGACCATAGCTTAAGTCGAGTGAAAGATATTTTTGCCGAACATCAACTGGCTGCCAGTTTGTATCCTCTTGGAACTATTGCGCAGGAGCCTGCCATCACTATTTATCGAGGTGGTGAGACCGTTTATCAAAATACTCGCGTGGCGCTACAACAGTTGTGGAGTTTAAATAGTTACCATATTCAAAAACGCCGAGATAATCCTGATTGTGCACAGCAAGAGTTCGATGCCATAGCCGCAGAAAACCCTGGGTTAAGCAGTAAACTTAGTTATGATGTTAAGGAAAATATTAGCGCTCCGTACCTCAATAAAGGCGCTAACCCCGCCGTTGCTATACTGCGTGAACAAGGCGTTAATAGCCATGTAGAAATGGCGGCCGCTTTTGATCGAGCCGGTTTTAATGCGGTTGATGTTCACATGAGCGATTTATTGTCTGGCCAGCGCAGTCTTGAAGATTTTAAAGGCTTGGTTGCCTGCGGTGGTTTTTCCTACGGTGACGTACTAGGGGCCGGTGAAGGTTGGGCCAAAACTATACTCTTTAATGAAAAACTACGCGATAACTTCCAAAGTTTTTTCCATCGCCAGGATAGTTTCAGTCTGGGTGTATGTAATGGCTGTCAGATGATGTCCAACATTAAGACGCTTATTCCAGGTGCTGAAAATTGGCCACACTTTGTGCGTAATCAATCTGAACAATTTGAAGGCCGTTTTAGTCTCGTAAAAATTGAAGCATCACCTTCGATTTTTTATCGCGGTATGGAAGGTTCTCATATGCCTATTGCTGTGGCGCATGGAGAGGGGCGGGCGGAATTTGAAAATGACCAAGCATTAAATGCATTACAAAATAATGGCAATGTGGCCATACGCTTTATTGATAACCAACTAAATGTCACAAGCCGGTACCCCGCCAACCCTAATGGCTCCCCTGAAGGTATTACTGGGCTGACTTCCAACGATGGCAGAGCAACGGTATTAATGCCGCATCCGGAAAGAGTTTTTCGTACGGTGGCCAATTCTTGGCGAGCAGCAGAGTGGGGCGAAGATAGCCCGTGGATGCGTATGTTCTATAATGCTCGTGTTTTTGTCGATTAG
- a CDS encoding MBL fold metallo-hydrolase has protein sequence MLNNHGDRDNNSNNHSNSNNSNGEKVSLRFLGVGSASQSGLGHAAAVVEYQKKYLLIDCGPDTLQLFKDTYQCLPDAIFITHCHLDHVGDFENIFIQSWFHQPERHQAKVFVPAKIIPLLHERVGSYPLPLAEGGVNFWDAFHLIPVGKDFVFNNLNFSVVSVRHHAPDTAYGLHLPEAFFYTGDTRPIPEVLNNMGKQELIFHDCSVIGNPSHTGIDDIRREYSPELIARMHFYHYSSQKDLAAFKQDNLQVVEQGQCFTFN, from the coding sequence ATGCTAAATAATCATGGCGATCGCGATAATAATAGCAATAACCATTCTAACTCTAATAATTCTAACGGAGAAAAAGTCTCCCTACGATTTTTAGGGGTTGGCAGCGCTAGTCAATCAGGTTTGGGCCATGCTGCCGCTGTAGTTGAATATCAAAAAAAATATTTATTAATCGATTGCGGGCCGGATACCTTACAGCTCTTTAAAGACACTTATCAATGTCTGCCAGATGCAATTTTTATTACCCATTGTCATCTCGATCATGTGGGGGACTTTGAGAATATTTTTATTCAGTCATGGTTCCACCAGCCCGAGCGCCATCAAGCAAAAGTGTTTGTACCAGCGAAAATCATCCCTTTATTACATGAAAGAGTAGGCAGTTATCCCTTACCCTTGGCAGAGGGCGGCGTTAATTTTTGGGATGCCTTTCATTTAATCCCAGTGGGCAAAGATTTCGTCTTTAATAATCTCAACTTTTCCGTTGTCAGTGTACGCCACCATGCTCCAGACACCGCTTATGGATTACATTTACCCGAAGCTTTTTTCTATACCGGTGATACACGCCCAATTCCTGAAGTGCTCAACAACATGGGTAAGCAGGAGCTTATCTTTCATGACTGCAGTGTGATTGGCAATCCTTCCCATACAGGCATAGACGATATTCGACGCGAATATTCCCCTGAGTTAATTGCAAGAATGCATTTCTATCACTACAGTTCACAAAAAGACCTTGCTGCGTTTAAGCAAGATAATTTACAGGTAGTTGAACAAGGACAATGTTTTACTTTTAATTAA
- a CDS encoding penicillin-insensitive murein endopeptidase: protein MRVILLLLLITTSPVSHPKGSTCFGTTSDGRLEDGVQLPSKGENFIGYSIAARLAGRTYVHSVVRDIIVTSYKELETDQPGKVFKYAETGFKEGGRFKPHKTHMNGLSVDFMTPVINAEGESVHLPTNLLNRLGYDIEFDSNGVYDGLKIDYEALAAHIVALHKQSIKAGHDIWRVIFDPTLQPYLFKTTYGVYLKENIQFSKKRAWVRHDEHYHIDFSIPCE from the coding sequence ATGAGAGTCATTCTACTATTATTACTTATCACTACATCTCCAGTATCCCATCCCAAAGGAAGTACTTGCTTTGGGACAACTTCAGATGGAAGGCTAGAAGACGGCGTTCAATTACCTTCTAAAGGCGAAAACTTTATTGGTTATAGTATAGCGGCTCGACTTGCTGGGCGAACATATGTCCATTCGGTTGTTAGAGATATAATTGTCACCTCCTACAAGGAGTTGGAAACGGATCAGCCTGGGAAGGTATTTAAATATGCAGAGACGGGATTTAAAGAAGGTGGTAGGTTTAAGCCGCATAAAACCCATATGAATGGACTTTCAGTGGATTTTATGACACCCGTCATAAATGCAGAAGGGGAATCGGTACACCTTCCAACCAATTTATTAAACAGGCTGGGATATGACATAGAATTCGATTCTAATGGAGTATATGATGGCTTAAAAATCGATTATGAAGCGTTGGCGGCCCATATAGTGGCTTTGCATAAACAATCGATAAAAGCAGGCCATGACATATGGAGAGTAATATTTGATCCAACACTTCAGCCATATCTCTTTAAAACTACGTATGGAGTGTATTTAAAGGAAAATATTCAATTTTCAAAAAAACGAGCCTGGGTACGACACGATGAGCACTACCATATTGATTTCTCAATTCCGTGTGAGTAA
- a CDS encoding LysE family translocator has translation MEILKLLFFIPACFALNIAPGPNNLMSMNNARCYGFKTTVIAGLSRIVAFSLMIVLSASGLAVVLHTSEKLFFIIKLLGAAYLLWIAFNLWCSNRHPVTEITETLSLLDLAKQEFLLAAGNPKAILIFTAFLPQFIDISDRVNEQFLILGSTFLILEMAAISIYALFGMYLRQWFTKPKMAKCFNRVCATFLAISGVNLLFTRQQ, from the coding sequence GTGGAAATTTTGAAGTTGCTTTTCTTTATACCTGCATGTTTTGCGCTTAACATAGCTCCCGGGCCAAATAACCTTATGTCTATGAATAATGCCCGCTGCTATGGTTTCAAGACTACTGTTATTGCTGGTCTTAGTCGAATTGTGGCGTTTTCGTTAATGATTGTCTTGTCAGCATCAGGTTTAGCCGTCGTGTTGCACACATCTGAGAAACTATTTTTCATCATTAAGCTACTGGGTGCCGCTTATTTATTGTGGATTGCTTTTAATCTTTGGTGTTCAAATAGACATCCTGTTACGGAAATAACAGAAACTCTTAGCCTCTTAGACTTGGCAAAACAGGAATTTTTATTAGCTGCTGGCAATCCCAAGGCAATTCTCATCTTTACCGCGTTTCTCCCGCAGTTCATAGATATTTCAGATAGGGTAAATGAACAATTCTTGATTTTGGGTTCAACCTTCTTAATCTTAGAAATGGCTGCTATATCCATATATGCGTTATTTGGAATGTACTTAAGACAATGGTTTACAAAACCCAAAATGGCAAAGTGTTTTAATAGAGTATGCGCTACGTTTTTAGCAATATCGGGTGTTAATCTGTTATTTACCCGTCAACAATAA
- the tadA gene encoding tRNA adenosine(34) deaminase TadA produces MRHALALSQHAFDIGEVPVGAVVVGDNTLLGEGWNQPISQHDPSGHAEIVALRQAAKKMANYRLPETTLYVTIEPCTMCLGAIFHSRIKRVVFGALEPKAGVLASHTHIIKSDIYNHQFEWRGGVCADQCSEIIQRFFRQRRAQKKAQKSLSKN; encoded by the coding sequence ATGCGACATGCATTAGCGCTCTCTCAACACGCTTTTGATATTGGCGAAGTGCCAGTAGGAGCGGTTGTTGTTGGTGACAATACTCTGCTGGGAGAGGGGTGGAATCAGCCTATCAGTCAGCATGATCCCAGCGGCCATGCCGAAATTGTGGCTTTGCGCCAGGCGGCAAAAAAAATGGCAAATTATCGTCTGCCTGAAACTACTCTGTATGTCACTATCGAGCCTTGCACCATGTGTCTTGGTGCTATCTTCCACAGCCGTATTAAGCGCGTTGTTTTTGGTGCACTGGAACCTAAAGCTGGTGTTTTAGCAAGCCATACACATATTATTAAAAGCGATATTTACAACCATCAATTTGAATGGCGAGGTGGTGTTTGTGCTGATCAATGTAGTGAGATTATTCAGCGCTTTTTTCGTCAACGACGGGCACAAAAAAAGGCTCAAAAGAGCCTTTCTAAGAATTGA
- the mltF gene encoding membrane-bound lytic murein transglycosylase MltF, producing MIKRSMMLSVLVVIAGSLTTSRIPTVLENVLAAGEIHMISRNGPTTYYEGPNGYTGFEYYLAKRFAKHLGVKLVIHDEEDLGLILDAVENRDVHFAAAGLTITDKRQQKIKFSEPYLDVTQKLIYRFGDKKPKTIEDMLGKDIVVIANSSHSEHLRGLQREYPTLTWRELYEAEMLDLLEMVHNGEADFTIVDSNAYQMSESVYPKARVAFEINQPEQVAWAFTQEHDDSLYNQATQFFETIKTAGVINDAMERYYGHLGELDYSGAILFAHRLDSRLPKWQDKLKVAADTYDLDWQLLAALSYQESHWNPKAKSPTGVRGFMMLTRDTAKDVGVKNRLNPDQSINGGAKYFKSIYNRIPQRITEPDRTWLTLAAYNIGLGHLEDARILTEHHGGNPDKWADVRENLSLLAKRKYYKFTKHGYARGWEAVEYVQNIRNFYTIIAWDEKEKLQQQLSIEEKTKRTFAQFSPVMTEVMQNIDAPTSSL from the coding sequence ATGATTAAGCGCTCAATGATGTTGAGTGTGCTTGTCGTGATTGCCGGTTCTTTGACCACTAGCCGCATACCTACCGTACTAGAAAATGTCCTTGCCGCGGGCGAAATCCATATGATTTCCCGCAATGGCCCCACCACTTATTATGAAGGGCCTAATGGCTATACAGGATTTGAGTATTATTTGGCCAAGCGTTTCGCAAAACACCTCGGCGTTAAGCTGGTTATCCACGATGAGGAAGATCTCGGTTTAATTCTTGATGCAGTGGAGAATAGAGATGTGCATTTCGCTGCGGCAGGTCTTACCATCACTGATAAACGTCAGCAGAAAATCAAATTTTCAGAGCCTTACCTCGATGTCACACAAAAGCTGATTTATAGGTTTGGTGATAAAAAACCCAAAACTATCGAGGATATGCTAGGTAAGGACATCGTGGTCATTGCCAATAGCTCCCACTCTGAACATTTACGTGGTCTACAAAGGGAATACCCTACTCTGACATGGCGTGAGCTTTATGAAGCGGAAATGTTGGATCTTTTGGAAATGGTACACAACGGCGAAGCAGACTTCACCATTGTAGATTCCAACGCTTACCAGATGAGTGAGTCGGTATACCCTAAAGCGCGCGTGGCATTTGAGATTAACCAGCCCGAGCAAGTGGCCTGGGCATTTACACAAGAGCATGACGACTCTCTATATAATCAAGCAACGCAGTTTTTCGAGACTATAAAAACTGCTGGCGTCATCAACGATGCTATGGAAAGGTATTATGGCCATCTCGGTGAATTGGACTATAGCGGCGCTATTTTATTCGCCCACCGCCTGGATTCCCGTTTACCCAAATGGCAAGACAAACTTAAAGTTGCCGCTGACACTTATGACCTAGATTGGCAGTTGTTGGCTGCTCTGAGTTATCAAGAGTCACACTGGAACCCTAAGGCGAAATCGCCTACTGGTGTGCGTGGTTTTATGATGCTAACACGCGATACGGCTAAAGATGTAGGGGTTAAAAATAGGCTTAATCCAGACCAAAGTATCAACGGCGGCGCGAAATATTTCAAAAGCATTTACAACCGTATTCCACAACGTATCACTGAGCCCGATCGCACGTGGTTGACTTTGGCTGCATACAATATTGGCTTAGGCCATCTTGAAGACGCGCGGATACTAACGGAACACCATGGCGGCAACCCTGACAAATGGGCAGATGTCCGTGAAAACTTATCACTATTGGCAAAACGTAAGTACTACAAGTTTACCAAGCACGGCTACGCTAGAGGCTGGGAAGCTGTTGAGTATGTACAAAACATTCGCAACTTCTATACGATCATCGCTTGGGATGAAAAAGAAAAGCTACAGCAGCAGTTGAGTATTGAAGAAAAAACCAAGCGCACTTTTGCCCAGTTTAGCCCTGTGATGACCGAGGTTATGCAAAATATTGATGCCCCCACATCATCTCTGTAG
- a CDS encoding glycerophosphodiester phosphodiesterase family protein, with product MKKSSYTVVGHRGFPQQYPENSLIGLVAAAEAGAHAVELDVQISQDNIAMVFHDDTLDRVSGEKGYIWDYTAEQLHTISCHEPQRFNQQYHSTPISTLEEVSKALANYSVKVFVEIKEQSMHRLGREDFLDRVIDAIAAIKQQATIISFDFEILHLAQQRGFPIGWVLTKMDNESLQKAQNLQPEVLAYDVKKLNSKSELWRGPWQWFLYDIVKPDTAQYWFDKGVEYIETWDVQALL from the coding sequence ATGAAAAAGTCCAGCTATACAGTTGTCGGACATCGAGGCTTTCCTCAACAATATCCGGAAAATTCATTAATTGGCTTAGTGGCCGCCGCTGAAGCTGGCGCCCATGCAGTAGAACTAGACGTGCAAATAAGCCAGGACAATATTGCTATGGTATTTCACGATGATACCCTGGATCGTGTGTCAGGAGAAAAAGGCTATATATGGGATTACACTGCCGAACAATTACATACTATTAGCTGCCACGAACCGCAACGCTTTAATCAACAATACCATTCCACACCTATCTCTACTTTAGAAGAAGTTAGCAAGGCTTTAGCCAATTACTCTGTAAAAGTTTTTGTTGAAATAAAAGAACAATCAATGCACCGGCTCGGTCGAGAAGACTTTCTCGATAGGGTTATTGATGCAATAGCCGCGATAAAACAACAGGCCACAATTATTTCTTTTGATTTTGAGATTCTACACCTGGCACAACAGCGAGGCTTTCCCATCGGTTGGGTACTAACAAAAATGGATAACGAATCCCTGCAAAAAGCCCAAAACTTACAACCAGAAGTACTGGCCTACGACGTAAAAAAACTCAATAGTAAAAGCGAGCTATGGCGAGGCCCCTGGCAATGGTTCTTATACGACATTGTAAAACCTGATACTGCTCAGTATTGGTTTGATAAAGGTGTGGAATATATTGAAACTTGGGATGTGCAAGCTTTGCTCTGA
- a CDS encoding glycosyltransferase family 2 protein: protein MTDLVSIITPAYRAQSMIGEAVTSVLKQTHPHWQMFIIADDDTDYKKILREQNIVDERIHFLRTAAVQSGPNVARNVGLAQAEGDWIAPLDADDVYYPERLEKLIRAAQPTGLALDNVKIVGEGISSRTVLDAKPDQPFDFQAFKNSLVPLLLLFHKRHVHQGWDEDIIRGADTMFNLRALESAGYAGFIAEPYHEYRVHNQSMCHAEGSEDLFHRAYKHTLERLKSDGLGFQDPEFRQQVIAMIEEKRRINAAFDEAVKQGFKGNYQSFVKAQNLC, encoded by the coding sequence ATGACAGACTTAGTCTCCATTATAACCCCCGCCTATCGTGCCCAAAGTATGATAGGCGAGGCTGTTACCTCAGTGCTAAAGCAAACTCATCCTCACTGGCAGATGTTTATTATTGCTGACGATGATACCGATTATAAAAAGATTCTTCGCGAACAAAATATTGTCGATGAACGAATCCATTTTTTGCGAACCGCTGCTGTACAGTCCGGGCCTAACGTTGCGCGCAACGTAGGACTGGCGCAAGCCGAAGGCGACTGGATAGCACCTTTAGATGCAGATGATGTTTACTACCCTGAGCGCTTAGAAAAATTAATACGTGCAGCACAGCCAACCGGCTTAGCACTGGATAATGTTAAAATTGTCGGTGAAGGTATTAGCAGTCGCACGGTGCTTGATGCAAAGCCGGATCAGCCTTTTGACTTTCAAGCATTTAAAAATAGCTTGGTGCCATTACTTTTATTATTTCATAAGCGCCATGTTCATCAGGGCTGGGATGAAGATATTATTCGCGGTGCCGATACCATGTTTAATCTCCGTGCTTTAGAAAGTGCAGGGTATGCAGGTTTTATTGCTGAGCCCTATCATGAATATCGGGTGCATAACCAAAGTATGTGTCATGCTGAAGGCTCTGAAGATTTATTTCACCGTGCTTATAAACATACTTTAGAGCGTCTAAAATCAGATGGCCTTGGTTTTCAAGACCCTGAGTTTCGCCAGCAAGTGATTGCTATGATAGAGGAAAAACGTCGTATTAATGCCGCCTTCGATGAGGCTGTAAAACAAGGTTTTAAAGGTAATTATCAAAGCTTTGTTAAGGCGCAAAATCTATGCTAA
- a CDS encoding DUF4399 domain-containing protein — translation MNKAIVLLILGIFSSTTAVANELISKSADGAKVYFITPKNGQVMNGEFKVKFGLSGMGVAPAGSKVENTGHHHILINKDVSKIDFTMPLPATDQIKHFGGGQTETVLKLPKGEHTLQLLLGNYLHIPHNKPVISEKITITVK, via the coding sequence ATGAACAAAGCTATTGTTTTACTAATACTTGGTATATTTAGTTCAACTACAGCCGTTGCAAACGAGCTGATATCAAAATCTGCAGATGGGGCGAAAGTCTATTTTATAACCCCCAAAAATGGCCAGGTTATGAATGGGGAATTTAAGGTTAAGTTTGGATTAAGTGGAATGGGCGTAGCTCCAGCGGGCAGTAAAGTGGAAAATACTGGGCATCATCATATCTTGATAAATAAAGATGTTTCAAAAATTGACTTTACGATGCCCCTACCTGCGACGGATCAAATCAAACATTTTGGTGGTGGACAAACTGAAACCGTTTTAAAGCTTCCAAAGGGAGAACATACGCTACAGTTACTGCTGGGCAATTATCTGCATATTCCACACAATAAGCCGGTCATATCTGAAAAGATTACCATTACTGTAAAGTAA